A single region of the Lycium barbarum isolate Lr01 chromosome 2, ASM1917538v2, whole genome shotgun sequence genome encodes:
- the LOC132624734 gene encoding dof zinc finger protein DOF3.5-like, whose translation MERGIWKPNAELVPACPRCGSTNTKFCYYNNYSLTQPRYFCKGCRRYWTKGGSLRNVPVGGGCRKSRRGKSSSSTIHHQQHGLISRNLGHGVVLNPSNIDHHQSTSNSLDHGSSIDLALVYANFLNSNNSKPSQPEGHQNLEPPSNDDLLLPNDRHHQEAVLVTPPFEFSSMINMEFMTSNLGQESRLICDGDGVYFSGIHEEKQNIMNHSDLHDHHYATMNVNANNIINHDQLSNNYMQLPPLPGEEMMWSNSHENHMVFPSDILNSSHNSSVGGQELEPELEPEPELAVQDPSHHSANNANDGSLFSLSNFGNIFRP comes from the coding sequence ATGGAAAGGGGGATATGGAAACCCAATGCCGAGTTAGTCCCTGCATGCCCTCGTTGTGGTTCCACAAATACAAAATTTTGTTACTACAATAACTATAGTTTGACACAGCCTAGGTATTTTTGCAAAGGTTGTAGAAGGTATTGGACTAAAGGTGGTTCTTTAAGGAATGTTCCTGTTGGTGGTGGCTGCAGGAAGAGTAGAAGAGGTAAGTCTTCTTCTAGTACAATTCATCATCAACAACATGGCCTTATTTCAAGAAATTTGGGACATGGAGTAGTTTTAAATCCCTCTAATATTGATCATCATCAATCCACTAGTAATTCATTGGATCATGGTTCAAGCATTGATCTTGCTTTAGTCTATGCAAATTTCTTGAATAGTAATAATTCCAAGCCATCACAACCGGAGGGCCACCAGAATCTTGAACCGCCTTCTAATGATGATTTATTATTGCCTAATGATCGTCATCATCAAGAAGCAGTACTTGTCACTCCACCATTCGAGTTTTCAAGCATGATAAACATGGAGTTCATGACTAGCAATTTAGGCCAAGAATCGCGATTAATTTGCGATGGTGATGGTGTTTACTTTAGTGGGATTCATGAGGAGAAGCAAAATATCATGAATCATAGTGATCTGCACGATCATCACTATGCAACCATGAATGTGAATGCCAATAATATTATCAACCATGATCAATTAAGCAACAATTATATGCAATTACCTCCATTGCCTGGTGAAGAGATGATGTGGTCTAATTCTCATGAAAATCACATGGTATTTCCTAGTGATATTCTAAATTCAAGTCATAATTCATCTGTCGGAGGACAAGAGCTAGAACCAGAGCTAGAGCCAGAACCAGAATTAGCGGTACAAGATCCGAGTCATCATAGCGCTAATAACGCAAATGATGGGAGCCTTTTCAGCTTGTCCAATTTCGGAAATATTTTCAGGCCTTGA